ACGCTTAAGTCTCAATATCCCAACTTGATTGCTGAGGTTCGCGGCTGGGGACTGATTAATGGCCTAGTTCTCAAAGCTGAGGTTGAACTCACATCGATAGAGGTGATTAAAGCCGCAATGGCAGCGGGTTTACTACTCGTTCCTGCAGGCCCTAAAGTTATCCGCTTCGTTCCTCCTCTAGTGGTGAGTGGGGCAGAGGTAGATAAAGCACTGCAAACCGTCCAGCAAGCTTTGGCTGAACTGGGTTAAAGCTATCGGTCGTGCCTCAAGTAATTGTGGGTTGAGTATACTAGAGGCTCAGCTCAGCTTCTAACCTACCCATGCAATGCCCACTATGCGGTCATTCCAAAGCACACAAGCATGGCAAGATGCCCAACATGCTTCAACGATACCGTTGTCCTGAGTGCCAGCAGACCTTTACTGAACGCTTTGATACCCTTTACTATCGTCGTCAGGTGAGTCCAGAGCAGGTCCGACAAGTCCTCCAAGCCCATGCAGAAGGGAGTAGTCTTCGAGGTATCACTCGGACCAGTGGCCTGGCTTACAACACTGTAGTCTCTCTAGTAAGAGCTGCTAGCCAACGATCTCAGCAACTCCATAATGGTCAAGTGCAAGCCGTTGAAACGGAGGATGTCAGTGCAGATGAAATGTGGTCCTTTGTGAAAAAAAGCAAAAACACTGTCTTCCCCATGAGCTAGAGATGGGTGATTGTTGGATGGCGATTACCTTGGCAAACACAAGCGGCGTGATCCTCTCGTGTCGTGTGGGCAAGCACACCGATTCATTATTGAATGAACTGGTGACTAGCACTGAAGGTAAGACCGATTGCAAGGACTGGAATAGCGACGATTGGGGGGGTACGAAAGAGTGTTGCCTTGGGAGATTGACCATTACATTGGCAAGGACAGAACTCAACGACTCGAACGCACCAATGGCATTATTCGACAGCACAGTGGTCGATGGCATCGACGCCAGAACAAATTTGGCAAAGTGTGGGCGCAAACCAAAGTCACTGCTCGATTAGTGGTCAGCTATTTCAATTGGATTTGGACACACAGTCGGCTTAAAACAACGGCGGCACAACGTGCTGATCTAGCCTCGCGAGCTTGGCATTGGGATGACATACTCACCTACCCCACAATTGTTTGATGCACGACCAAGCTATCCGAGGCATTGCACCATCCCTCGACAACCAGCGTGCTTTCTCAAAGAAGATGTTTATGATCGGCTCATTCCAGAAGAGGGGTGAGTATCATCTTTTTTGAATCTTCACGGCAATGACGGCATAGTGACGTGGACCGAAATTCCAGCGCCAAGGGCCAATAGGGTCCAAGCTAGCCACCTGCTGGCTTAACACGGGATCTTGACGAAAGAGATTGACGATTGCAGCAGGGTTCACACCATGAAAGAAATTACCCTGTCGAACTAGCTGCACTAGCACCTGGCTCAGATCTTGGGCGGGAACAGAGGCCAATGGTGGATAGGAATCAGAAGAAACCACATCTGTAATCAGCACCCCCAAACCACCGAGAACTATAAGTTGCATCAGCAAGCGCAAATGCCCCAAGCGAATCGCTTGAATCACCTCCACAAATTGGGGATGGTTTTCGCCAATCGTATCCACAACAATTTTGATCAACTGACTCAATAGGCAAGTTGAGGCCACTACCTCAAACGGGCCTGGAAGTGGCGCAAGGCAGTGAGCCGAAGCATCGATACAAGCAGCAATATCTGTCTCTGTGAGAGCAGAGTTGGGGGACCAGTGGGACATCTGATCAATCATCCCGGTTAAATCAATACCACCGTGCAGATGGATATGAGCATGATCCGCAAGATTTTGTTTGGCTACCCCCTGTGCTAAGGCATCCATATCAATATCTACTAGATGAATATCTTGGTGGAATTGGATAAGGGTCATCAAATCCAGGTCATTACAATTGCCAGCACCTAAAATACACAGACGAGGCAGGTCCGAACCATGCTTTAGCAGGGACGTTACTTGACTCCGATGATCTGCAAAGGCGTCCCATGCATTGCTGCTGCTGAGATTAAAGGCAATCTGGCGCTGGATCAGTGAGTTCATAGATGTTGCTATCTCAGGCTTCCAACTCATCAACGGGTAACGTTTCACCCATCCCTATCAGATCCCATATTAGGCAGAGGCTAACTTATCCGCTTGTTTCAGAAGTGGTATGGCAGACAAAGCGGGTTCATCCATAATCTGGGCCGTTGATTTAATAGTGATTTGGGGATTTTTGTTGAACATTCGCAGTTGTCCAGCCACATAGGCATAACTCCGTTTGGGAGCATTCTCGGTACTGAAGTATCGATTGTTGAGCAGATTAACCACCGCTTTGCCTCCCGGAGTTTCTGTATTGGGGAGATATAAACTGAAGGGCTGTTTGACCGAACCAATCTCGATCCGGGCACTTGTGGCGGTGATACGTCTTAGCGATCGCAACTCCGTAAACACCACAACCTTCTCCTGGTACTGGGCTCTAGCCACAATCTCCTCAAAATCTAACCGGGAGTTGAGTAAGTCTGACTGGTGAGCTTTATAGTGACGAAACCCATCAACAATTTCAGCTCTGAGGCTCCACCAAATGCCTAAAGCTGCATAATTATGAATATTCTCTCCATTAGCTGCTAATTGGTCCCAAACTCCCAAATTAGCCTCCTGAGCGTCCCGTTCTGCCTGCTGATAGCGCTGATGATACTCAGAAAACACAGCATTGCCATATTTATTGAAATAGGGGCTATATCCTTCTCGAATCATCACTTCTTGATAATCCACCCCCTGTTTATGGATCAGCAGAAGGGGACGGCCATAGTTGTCTTGATAGCGTCGATGGCAAATCTCCGGCGATTCAGTCCCAGGATATTCCAGAGTTACGCGATCATTAGGCTGAAAAAATTGCTCAGCTCGTTCTTTGGCCTGTTGCCCCCAAGGCGTAATGATCTTATTGCTGCCCGAGTTGGATTCTTCAGTTTCCAGATTGAGTAAACGCAGGGACTTCTCTTGTTCAAGATGGGGTAACTGCACCCGAATGGTATCCCCATCAACCACTCGGACAACGGTTGTTTCTATTGTGGTTCCCAGAAACATGACAAGAACGTTCAGATCGTAAGTCAGTCATAACAGATAATGAGAATTTATACCTAGCTCAGGAGCACTTCCTCATGAATGTTTACCTGATGGCATGGCATCCCCCCAATGAACTGCAGCGAAATCAGCTCCTAAAAAAATCCTTGAGGAGCAACAATGCTCCTCAAGGACAGTAGGCATTACCAGAATTCGGTCCAGGGTTAACCCGTTAGACCCAAGAGAGAGCTGGCGGTTAAGTCATTAAACGTTGTCAGCTGTATCTATGGCCGGTGACTCAGTCGCTCCCGCAAGGTTGACCTTCACCACTTTATTTTGTTCGGCTTCGGCTTTTGGCAGGGTGAGGGTGAGAATACCTTGGTCAAAGGAGGCCTCAACCTTAGTATTTTGAACCTCAACCGGGAGCTTAGTGGCTCGATGGAATTGTCCATACCGGATGTCGGAATAGAGGTGTTTAGTGCCGTCTGGCAACTCTTCGGCATGACGCTGGCCGGACAGTGAGATGGATTTTCGAGTCACCTGAATATCCAAATCATCGGCCTTAACACCTGGCAAGAAGGCTTTGAGAATGAGTGCATTGCCCTTATCCCAAACTTCAATGGCAGGGGACCAATTAACGGTGGACGTATCCGCATCCACTATTTCTTCAAAAAGGCGATCAAGCTGGTGACGGATAGCATCAGCTTCTTCGATCGGGTTCCAGTAACGAATCATCATAGTTTTGTACCTCGCATTGGCTGTTATCAGTGAAGCGGAAACAACCGCTTTGTTTGTTCGTTATATCCAATATGCAATACCCAACCCATGATCGAAAATCCTGAAAACCCTATACAGTATGGAGAGAAATCCTACCCTCATCAAGATGTCTGGTGCAGAATAGTTGCGGAGAACCGCCCCAAGATAATCGGTTTCCCGAGTAAACTCCTTACTCGATCTCTCCATCCCAGTTTCTAATTAATGCTTGATAAAGCGACTGAGTAAAGCCAAATTCCTGGGATAAACTGACTGCAACCCTGATTCATAGCCGAGGTTCTCAATAACACCATGGTTAAACGCAAAAAGCCCACATCACAGTCGGCAAATCTTGGGTTTGGTGCCAATAATCCGGTCGGTGCGCTAAAGCGAGCAAAAACTCATGCCAGAAAAGAGGAGTGGCCTGAAGTCTGTCGGACTTTGTATCCTCTTTGCCAATCATCCCCCCAAGAAAAATGGGTGTGGGAACTTCTAGTAGATGCCAGCTTAGAAACAGGCGAAATGAAGATTTTTCAAAAAGCTTGCGAAGGTCTCTACGCCATTGCTCCTAGTGCCAGCAATGCCTATATGTTGGCAAGCGCATATCTAAAAAACAAGCATCCTTTAATGGCATTACATACCTTTCATCAGGCACTTGAACTAGATCCTGATCACGAACTTGCCACTCAAGCCAGACAAACCATAGAGCTATTAGAGCCAGAATTTCAAGATCTGTTAGCAGAAATAGGCTTAACGTCTAAGGATGATTGGGCTGTAGCCATGCTCCATGAACAAGGCCAAGCCTATATGGAACAAGGTGATTATGAAGAAGCGCGTGAGGCTGAAGAGCAAGTTCTAGAGAAGAATCCCACTTTTATCTCTGCTAGAAATAACCTCAGTTTAATCAGTTGGATGCAAAGAGATATCGAAAGTGCTATTACCACTGCTCAAGGCGTATTAGACTTCGAGCCTAACAACGTTCATGCCCTTTCTAATTTGATTCATTTTTTGGTTATCGCTGGGAAGCTGGATACTGCAAAATCCTATGGCGATCAACTCAAAGCAAGTTCTGCCAGTGCTTGGGATGGATGGACAAAAAAGGTAGAAGGACTGACCTATCTCACTGATGATGATGGTGTGGTTGAAGTTTGGGAACAAGCTCAAGCTGCGACAGTGGAAGAGTCGCCTTCTAGTATGTTGTTCTATCACCTATCAGCAGTCGCCCTTGCTCGAGAAGGTAAGGTTGAGCAGGCGATTTCTCAATGGAAAATTGCAGTGAATGACTATGACGATCATGACATTGCTAAAGAGAATCTAGACAATATTCGTAACCCCATTGGCCAGCGTAATGGAGCTTGGCCCTTTCAATGGGAGCAGTGGATCAATCCCCAAGAGATGCACGAGTTACAGCAAACCCTTGACGCTGGATTAAAGTCTAAAAAGGCGGACAAGCTAGTTGCTAATTTTGAGAGATTTCTAAAACATCATCCAAAGGTGATGTCTACTCTACCCAGAGTATTAGAGCGCGGAGGCCCCCAGGGGCAGGAATTCATACTCACGATAGCCGAACAAGTCAAAACACCAGAATTGCTGGAGATGGTGAAGGTGTTTGCCCTTAGTCAGAACGGTACAGATGCAATGCGTAATCGGGCTGCTAACTTAGCAGCTCAAGCCAAGTTAATCCCTAAAGATAAAGTAACACTTTGGATTGAAGGAGAATGGCGCGAAATAATGCTGTTGGCTTATCAATTCCATACTGACCCCCTCGTTAAACATACTAAGCGGGTAAAAAGTTTGTTGGAAGAGGCTATCTATCTTCTAAGAGCAAATAGCAAAGAGCCAGCGATTGAGGCTGAAACCCTCTTAAAGCAAGCGTTAGCCATAGAGCCAGACTCTCCTGATCTGATGAATAATCTGGCAATGGCTCTTAGCCAGCAAGATCGTGAGGATGAAACCAATGCTCTCATTCATGAAATTGTCGATCGATACCCAGACTATCTGTTTGCGAGTGCGGCGATGGCTAAGCTACATCTACAGAACCACGAAGTGGAAGCTGCCGAGGCCCTGTTGCACTCTTTTTTGTCCCGCGATAGCTTCCATATTGGAGAGTTTGATGCCCTTATGGACGCCTACATTGAACTATCCTTAGCCAAAAAGCAAAGAGAGGGGGCTCGGGGCTGGTTCAATGTATGGGAGCAGGTGGCTATGGATATGCAGCTCATTAGCCCGCGGTTAAAATACTGGCGAAAACGCTTTAGTTCAAGTCTGTGATATGCAGATTATAGTTAGAGCCAAGGTCTATTTATGGATTGGCAATGACTATCGATGCATCATTGGGTTCTAATTTGGAGGTTAGACAGACCCCTTATACAGACTATGCTGGCGATATCTTTCTAATTCGGCAGCAAGTGTTTCACATTGAGCAAAACATCGATCCTGAACTGGATATGGATGGAGAAGATGCAACCGCCGATCACTTTATTGCCTATTGGCAACAGCAACCCGTCGGCATTGCCCGTGTCAGAGCCTATGGAGATGGAACCCAAGCTAAAATTGAACGGGTAGCGGTATTGCAGGGATTTCGTCAGCAGGGAATTGGCAAAGCGATTACAACCTCAGTCCTGCAGTATGTCCAACAACAGGGATTTGCCACGGCGATTCTTTATGCCCAAGCTCCGTCGGCATCGTTTTACGAACAATTTGGATTCGAACGGCAGGGAGAACCCTTTATCCAGGCAGATATGTCTCATATTGCTATGGTCAAAAATCTAACTGAAACTCTTAGGAGGCATTCAGCGTCATAGAGCGTTGGTCTTGGAATGGGGGAGCCAAGTGTTCAGCTAGGCTCAGGTTTGAAGTAGGTTTGCATGCTTAAAAAGATAGGACTGGTCGCCTTCTTGTTGCTACTAGGAGGTGGCGGCTGGTTGGCCTATGCCTGGCAACAGGTCACCCATCTCCCCGATTGGTATACCCGTGAATCAACACCAGAAACAGCCCCCTCCACATTACTGCCCACCCAAATCGATGACCCTGCTGAAATAGAGAGCTTAGCCTTTGGCCTGCACCAAAAAGTAGATCGAGTCCTCAGCACCACCGCCTCCCAAACACCTGAAGTGCAATTAACGGCCCAAGAATTCAATCAGTTTGTGGTCACATCACTCCCAGCCCAGGCTCGTAGTCCTAAAGTGATTACCTCAGTAAAAGCGATGAATACCAAAATTGAAGCGGGCCAGCTCCAAACCGGGATTGTGGTGGATACATCGGCACTTCCCCTAGACCAGTTGCCATCTGAGTATCAGGCAACGGTCAAGGGATTACTGCAAAGTTTCCCGGTTTTACAAGATAAGGAAATCTATGTGGGAGTGGAGGGCAAGCCCCAGGTCCAACAGGGGAAAGTGGTCCTAGGAGAAGATGCCAGGTTAGTCGTGGGCAATGTTCGATTTTCCTATGGGGATATCCGCGATCGCATCAATCTTCCAACCAATCTCTTAGACAGCCCCATAAATCTCCAGTTGGGACAGCTCCAAATTAAGGATCTGAATTTTCAGGATCAGACTGTTATTCTCAAAGGCCAAGCCCAGTAGAGTCTATGACAACATCACTTGTCTGATCGGCTATACTTGTACAGTAAGTAGTACAAGAGAATATGAACATCATTTCCTTCAGTGAAGCCCGCAGCAAACTGAAAGCTGTCTTCGATCGAGTCGTTGATGATGCCGACTACACGATCATCACTCGACGAGATGCTGATGATGCAGTGTTGATGTCTCTGGAGTCTTTTAATAGCTTGCTAGAAACCGTTCATTTGTTAAAGTCACCCGCCAATGCAGCTCACCTAGAACAATCCATTGCCCAATATCGACAGGGACAAGTGACTGAGCAAGACCTCTTGGATGAGTAGTCGCAAATTGGCCTGGACAGATGCTGCCTGGAATGACTATCTCTACTGGCAAGGACAGGATAAAAAAACGCTGAAGCGGATCAATAAGCTCATTCAGGCTACGAACAATCAGCCATTTGAAGGCATTGGTAAACCTGAGGCTTTACGAGAAAATCTATCGGGATTTTGGTCTCGACGCATAGATGAGACCCATCGATTAGTCTATGCCATTGATGATCACTATCTGACAATTATTGCCTGTCGGTATCATTATTAGTCCTTAACTCTAGGTGCGGGCGTATTTAGCGGATCGGGGATGCCTTAGTTTTCGGAATGGTCACCTCTGGGAATAAGGAGTCAAACCGTTCATTGACCCAGGCAATTCTCAAGATCAGTAAATGGTTGAAACCATCCTCACTCCAGCGCATGCCAACTCCCTTAAAGCGCTGCTGAATCAACCACTTGCATGCACTTTCAACCATTCCTGACCCGAGAGGAATCTGTTGCTGTTCAAAGTGCCGATAACGGATGTGGTTATGATGGCGTTGGAAATAAGCCTGCACCTGGAGCAACGTTGAAAAAGACTTTCCCGTTAACAGTTGTGAGTGAATCAATATCGTCAAGGACCGTAATACAAGTAGGTGTTGCCCGTGTCGCAATTGGTGTCGCCAGTGCCGGAACCAGGCTTGGGCTTGAGCAGAGCGGGCATCTCCAAACATCGCTTTAGTTGCTCGTGCCAGATGGCCTGCTGAATGAAAAAAGTCGAGGACTGCCACAGCACAATGAGAGAACAAGGTGCGATAGACTCGCCAGAAGCCTCGTCCCCCATCACTGAGCCAGATGACTTTTGGAGCAGATTCAAAGTCTTGTTTGTGAGCTTCGAGTTGAAGTAAAGGGATGAACTGGTCGATATCGCCCAATACTGCCACCAGTCTTCGACGCAGTAATTGGGGGACCTCCTTTTTAGCTCGGGTAACCCGTGTTCCCAGGCGAGCTAAGATGGCGACTTTGACTTCTCGCCACTGGATTTTTCCCTTGGGTGAGTTCGGGGTGGGGCGAAAGGGGACCATCACACCATCGGCGGCAATGGCCAAAGGTAGAGCAGATAACATCTCTGAAATCGCTTCACAAGGGGCCTGAGTCCCTGATGATTGAGCGTTGAGTTGAGCTTCTAATTCCTGCTGAGCTTTGTTACCCACGGATTGCACCCAGTTCCACAAACTGGATGGACTCACGGATAGACCACTCCACTGACCCAGCATCCAACTGGCCAGTTCATAGGGCATGAACAGACTCAACAAGCAGCCCAGACGCACCAGTTCTTCGCTGCTGTGCTGATAGGGGGCAATCCCAATGGCTTGATCCAGGGGAGTCAACAGACTGCCTGGACATCCTTTGGGACAACGGCCCACCCGTCGCTTTCAAGAGATAGTGCCTACCAGTGTCTGCATCTGACGAGATTCCCATCCCTTCGAATGTAAGCGGGTTCCGCAGGTAGTACATACAGGCCATACAAATACTGCTTTCGCGCGCCTTGAGAGTTCATCCTCCAGAAGACAGCGAGCTAGAAACAAGCCCATTTGCAGAACGATATAAACCATCTGACTCAGGCTGGTTGATACTTTGAGTGCTTCAGTTTGTTCTAGAAATTCGTCATGGGCTAGCACGGTTAGCAATTGCGATGGTAGGGTCATGATAGTTTTTTGGTTCGGGTACAGGATCTATTGTCCTTGACCCGTTTTTCTTTGAGCCATGCATCCCCGATCCTTTGCTTACGCCCTCTAGGTGCTTTTCATTTCAAGCACTTCAAGCCACCGTTTTTAGCAAATCCTGAATCTGCTGTGGAGAAACTAGAGTATTGGCACAGAGGATACCGGAGGCCGCCACTGCAGGAACACCAATCCCAGGCATGGTTGAATCCCCGACTCGATACAGCCCTGATATGGGGGTATGGCAGCTGGGGAAGGTTCCCTTGCCTGCGGCAATGGCAGGACCATAGGTGCCCTGATGGCGACGGAGATAGTGGCGATGGGTAAGAGGGGTGCCAATGAGTTCTAGAGTGATGCGCGATCGCACATCTGGTATCACATTTTCTAAGGCTCGATAGAGGGACTGTGCCCGCTCCTGCTTGAGCCGATCATAATCCTCCACCCGTTCCCAAGGGGCAAAGGGTTCCAGAGTATAGGTATGAATCACATGATGTCCTTGGGGCGCTAAGGATGCATCCCAAACTGAAGGAATAGACACCATACAGGTATTGCCAGGATGAGTGATGGGCTGTTGATTGCTATGAATCACCACATGATGTCCAGGAAGGTCCGCTAGCCCCTCCGACTGAATCCCCACATGGAGATGCATAAAGCTATCAACGGCAGGAGTTGCCAAGGATTGTCGTCGATAGGCAGATGGTACATGCTCAGGTTTGAGAAGCTGATTGAAGGTGTCCCAAACCGTGGCATTAGAAATAACGATTGGGGCAGTTAGGCGTTCTCCATTCTTCAGCTGAATCCCCTGAACGGTTCCACCTTGAACTAAAATTTGGTCCACATGGGTCTTCAGGCGAAGTTCTCCTCCCCACTTTTTGAGACCTCGAATCAGGGCTTGGATAATCGCAGGACTGCCGCCCACGGGATAATCAATGGTGGAACCGGACCGTTCCCCAAACATAAATGCCATTTCTGGAGCAACGGTGTCT
The Acaryochloris marina S15 genome window above contains:
- a CDS encoding thermonuclease family protein produces the protein MFLGTTIETTVVRVVDGDTIRVQLPHLEQEKSLRLLNLETEESNSGSNKIITPWGQQAKERAEQFFQPNDRVTLEYPGTESPEICHRRYQDNYGRPLLLIHKQGVDYQEVMIREGYSPYFNKYGNAVFSEYHQRYQQAERDAQEANLGVWDQLAANGENIHNYAALGIWWSLRAEIVDGFRHYKAHQSDLLNSRLDFEEIVARAQYQEKVVVFTELRSLRRITATSARIEIGSVKQPFSLYLPNTETPGGKAVVNLLNNRYFSTENAPKRSYAYVAGQLRMFNKNPQITIKSTAQIMDEPALSAIPLLKQADKLASA
- a CDS encoding Hsp20/alpha crystallin family protein, translated to MMIRYWNPIEEADAIRHQLDRLFEEIVDADTSTVNWSPAIEVWDKGNALILKAFLPGVKADDLDIQVTRKSISLSGQRHAEELPDGTKHLYSDIRYGQFHRATKLPVEVQNTKVEASFDQGILTLTLPKAEAEQNKVVKVNLAGATESPAIDTADNV
- a CDS encoding tetratricopeptide repeat protein is translated as MVKRKKPTSQSANLGFGANNPVGALKRAKTHARKEEWPEVCRTLYPLCQSSPQEKWVWELLVDASLETGEMKIFQKACEGLYAIAPSASNAYMLASAYLKNKHPLMALHTFHQALELDPDHELATQARQTIELLEPEFQDLLAEIGLTSKDDWAVAMLHEQGQAYMEQGDYEEAREAEEQVLEKNPTFISARNNLSLISWMQRDIESAITTAQGVLDFEPNNVHALSNLIHFLVIAGKLDTAKSYGDQLKASSASAWDGWTKKVEGLTYLTDDDGVVEVWEQAQAATVEESPSSMLFYHLSAVALAREGKVEQAISQWKIAVNDYDDHDIAKENLDNIRNPIGQRNGAWPFQWEQWINPQEMHELQQTLDAGLKSKKADKLVANFERFLKHHPKVMSTLPRVLERGGPQGQEFILTIAEQVKTPELLEMVKVFALSQNGTDAMRNRAANLAAQAKLIPKDKVTLWIEGEWREIMLLAYQFHTDPLVKHTKRVKSLLEEAIYLLRANSKEPAIEAETLLKQALAIEPDSPDLMNNLAMALSQQDREDETNALIHEIVDRYPDYLFASAAMAKLHLQNHEVEAAEALLHSFLSRDSFHIGEFDALMDAYIELSLAKKQREGARGWFNVWEQVAMDMQLISPRLKYWRKRFSSSL
- a CDS encoding GNAT family N-acetyltransferase, with amino-acid sequence MTIDASLGSNLEVRQTPYTDYAGDIFLIRQQVFHIEQNIDPELDMDGEDATADHFIAYWQQQPVGIARVRAYGDGTQAKIERVAVLQGFRQQGIGKAITTSVLQYVQQQGFATAILYAQAPSASFYEQFGFERQGEPFIQADMSHIAMVKNLTETLRRHSAS
- a CDS encoding type II toxin-antitoxin system Phd/YefM family antitoxin encodes the protein MNIISFSEARSKLKAVFDRVVDDADYTIITRRDADDAVLMSLESFNSLLETVHLLKSPANAAHLEQSIAQYRQGQVTEQDLLDE
- a CDS encoding Txe/YoeB family addiction module toxin; translated protein: MSSRKLAWTDAAWNDYLYWQGQDKKTLKRINKLIQATNNQPFEGIGKPEALRENLSGFWSRRIDETHRLVYAIDDHYLTIIACRYHY
- a CDS encoding NAD(P)/FAD-dependent oxidoreductase, whose protein sequence is MADYDVLVIGSGIGGLIAGSLLARYGKRVLICESHAIPGGAAHGFQRQGFHFDTGPSFYCGLSDPQSLNPVRQVLQVLGETVDAIAYDPLGYYHFPEDDPAGHLADGFPIYGDAQKYREAVAQITPDGARQLQKLEQKFLALFAPLKQIPLLTLRSNWTLIPWLIRHQPMALAQLLPQLRNIQSSAGAMLNRTVSDPWVRRLFDVECFLLSGLTAQDTVAPEMAFMFGERSGSTIDYPVGGSPAIIQALIRGLKKWGGELRLKTHVDQILVQGGTVQGIQLKNGERLTAPIVISNATVWDTFNQLLKPEHVPSAYRRQSLATPAVDSFMHLHVGIQSEGLADLPGHHVVIHSNQQPITHPGNTCMVSIPSVWDASLAPQGHHVIHTYTLEPFAPWERVEDYDRLKQERAQSLYRALENVIPDVRSRITLELIGTPLTHRHYLRRHQGTYGPAIAAGKGTFPSCHTPISGLYRVGDSTMPGIGVPAVAASGILCANTLVSPQQIQDLLKTVA